From Vanrija pseudolonga chromosome 1, complete sequence, a single genomic window includes:
- the Prp38 gene encoding Pre-mRNA-splicing factor 38: MAAATTQRGVKALHGSHPQVCCRRYPALVPTLTTHPNQNLIEKVIRERIYESTYWKEHCFATNAETIIDKAIALKAIGGVHDRQTPTEFMCLVLRLLQLQPEKEILMEYLLAEEFKYLRALAVIYIRLAFRSMEVYEILEPLMRDYRKLRHRHAGGYTLTTFDQFVDDLLTQERVCDIILPRLTKRSTLEEAEGLPVRKSLLDEDPREEAAESGGEGEEDGEEGDTRGRKRARLSRTPDSRDSSPDLRRSRSRSRSSSGSSRSRFVSRSPSRSGSEDGDEGDTRARYVSRSPSVSPDRVIAPEGERIEGDV; encoded by the exons atggccgccgcgacgacacaGCGCGGCGTCAAGGCGCTGCATGGGAGCCATCCGCAGGTATGTTGTCGCCGCTACCCCGCTCTGGTGCCCACGCTGACCACACACCCCAACCAGAACCTCATCGAAAAGGTCATCCGCGAACGTATCTACGAGTCGACGTACTGGAAGGAGCACTGCTTCGCGACGAATG ccgagACCATCATCGACAAGGCCATCGCGCTCAAGgccatcggcggcgtccacGACCGCCAGACGCCAACAGAGTTCATGTGCCTCGTGCTCCGGCTGCTCCAGCTGCAGCCCGAGAAGGAGATCCTGATGGAGTATttgctcgccgaggagtTCAA GTACCTCCGCGCCCTCGCAGTCATCTACATCCGCCTCGCGTTCCGCTCGATGGAGGTATACGAGATCCTCGAGCCGCTGATGCGTGACTATCGCAAGCTGCGGCATCGGCATGCAG GCGGCTACACCCTCACCACGTTCGACCAGtttgtcgacgacctgctcaCGCAGGAACGCGTGTGCGATATCATCCTGCCCCGCCTCACGAAGCGGagcacgctcgaggaggccgaggggcTGCCGGTGCGCAAGTCGCTCTTGGACGAGGACCcgcgcgaggaggctgcgGAGAGCGgtggagagggcgaggaggacggggaggagggcgataCGCGCGGCAGGAAACGCGCACGCCTGTCGCGTACGCCAGACTCGCGCGACTCATCGCCTGATTTAcggaggtcgcgctcgcgttcccgctcgagctcgggatccagccgctcgcgcttcgtgtcccgctcgccgtcgcgctcgggctcggaggatggcgacgagggcgataCCCGCGCGCGCTACGTCTCGCGCAGCCCCAGTGTCTCGCCCGACCGTGTCATTGCCCCAGAGGGCGAGAGGATAGAAGGCGACGTGTAA
- the ncb2 gene encoding Negative cofactor 2 complex subunit beta: protein MSDREGFGGDDEHTLPKATVYKLISEMLPEDLSCSKDTKEIIVDCCVEWIKLISAQSNTVCEESSKKTISPEHVLEALKQLGFEGFLTEVDESHSEFKQSQKDRQRNQPDTNGMTPEELQRLQEQLFASSQARLAATE, encoded by the exons ATGTCCGACCGCGAAggcttcggcggcgacgacgagcacacgCTGCCCAAGGCGACGGTGTACAAGCTGATTTCTG AGATGCTGCCAGAGGACCTCAGCTGCTCCAAGGACACGAAGGAGATAATTGTCGACTGCTGCGTTG AATGGATCAAGCTCATCTCGGCCCAGAGCAACACGGTGTGCGAGGAGAGCTCGAAGAAGACTATTTCGCCAGAGCatgtgctcgaggcgctcaag caACTCGGGTTCGAGGGCTTCCTCACAGAAGTCGACGAGAGCCACTCCGAGTTCAAGCAGAGCCAGAAG GACCGCCAGCGCAACCAGCCCGACACGAACGGCATGACGCCCGAAGAGCTCCAGAGACTGCAGGAGCAGCTATTCGCCAGCTCGCAGGCGCGTCTAGCTGCAACGGAGTAG